AAAATATTTTTGCTTTGGTTAATCAACTTAATTACGGCACCGACTTACTCACCTTAAAGTCAGAAAAATATGAACTGGCTGAACTTAATCTTATAGCAGGTCAGAAGGCGAAAGCAGCGACAGCGTATGAGTCTGCTATCCGCTATTTAAAGGTGGGTTTAAACTTATTGACAGCAAATAGCTGGGAGGAGCAGTACGAAATCACGCTGGCACTCTATGAATTAGCAGTGGAAACAGCGTATCTGAACGGCGATTTTCAGCAGATGGAGAAATGGGCAACAATTGTTTTGCAACAGGCAAAAACCTTTATTGACAAAATGAAAGTCTATGAGGTGAAAATTCAAGCTTGCATGGCGCAAGTCAAGCAACTCGAAGCAGTTAAGATTGGGTTAGAAGCGTTGGAACTTTTGGGGGTGAGGTTCCCATTGCCAACGGATTTGGATATCGAACAAACACTCTCGCAAACAGCAATAAATTTAACTGGGAAGAGTATAGAAGACTTGATTAATTTACCGTTAATGACAGAGGTAGATAAGCTAGCAGCCATACGTATGCTAACAAGTATGGGTTCTCCTACCTATCAAGCTGCACCTGCACTGTTTCCGTTGATTGTTTGCGAACATGTTAATTTATCTATCAAATATGGAAATGCTCCTTTCTCTGCATACGGTTATGTTTGTTACGGTGTGATTTTAAACGGGGTAATTCAAGACATTGATTCGGCTTATAAATTTGGCAAGTTGGCTTTAAACTTGCTGGAACGATACAACGTTTTAGAAATTAAGACAAGTGTATTCTTCGTAGCAGCGGCGTGTACGATTCATGGTAAAGTTCATGTTAGGGATACTTTGCCACTTTTACAAGATGGATATGAAAGTGGACTAGAAAACGGACATTTTGAATACGGTGGCTATGCTGCCATGCAAAAATGCCAATATTCATATTTCATCGGTCAGGAACTGACAAGTCTTGAACGAGAAATGGCAACAATTAGTAATTCCCTGACTCAACTCAAGCAAGAAAACGCTTTGAGTTGGAATCAAATTTTTCAGCAGTCAGTTCTTAATTTGCTGGAATTTTGTGAAAATCCGTGCTGTTTGCTGGGTGAAGTATACAACCAGGAGAAATCATTACCGCTTTTGAGAAAAGCTAATGATAGAACTGGACTCCACTATTTTTATTTAAACAAACTTATTCTCTGTTATTTGTTTGGAGAGTACCAGCAAGCATGGGAAAATGCTGCCTATGGTTCTGAGTATTTAGATGGGGTAAAAGCGTTTCTTGTTGTACAAGTCTTCCATTTCTACGATTCTTTAGCACAACTAGCGATATATTCATCAGCGTCACATTCACAACAAGAACACCTCTTAAACAGAGTAATTAATAACCAGGAAAAGATGCAGAAATGGGCAGAACATGCTCCAATGAATTTTCAGCATAAATACGAGCTTGTGGAGGCAGAAAAAGCGCGAGTATTAAGTCAATATTGGCAAGCGATGGAATTTTATGACCGAGCGATCGCTCAAGCAAAAAACCAGGGATACATCCAAGAAGAAGCGCTCTGCAATGAACTAGCAGCAAAGTTTTATTTTGAGTCTGGCAGAGAAAAGGTAGCTCAGACTTATTTGACTGATGCTTACTATGGATATATTCGCTGGGGAGCGACGGCAAAAGTCAAAGATTTAGAAGCAAGATATCCTCATATCTTCTCTCAGATATCGCAGGGAAAAACCAAAGTAGAAATAAGTCAGACAATTAGATCTACGACTATAAATAGTCCCGGATTTCTGGATTTAGCCGCAGTTATGAAAGCATCTCTTGCCCTTTCTGGTGAAATGGTTTTGGACAAATTGCTGGCGAAATTGATGCAAATTGTTTTGGCAAATGCCGGAGCAGAAACGGGTTTTTTAATTTTAGAAAAAGCAGGGCAGTTATTTATAGAAGCCTCTGGAAGTGTTGGGCATGAAATAATGGTGCAGCAATCAACATCTATAGAATCTAGTCAGCAGCTACCAATATCTCTAATTAATTATGTGCGAAGTACTCAGGAGAATATCGTACTGAACGATGCTAGCCGTCAGGGAGTATTTACGACAGATAGCTATATCCTCAACAAAAAACCAAAATCTATTTTGTGTACGCCAATTGTTAATCAAGGTAAACTTATTGGCATTCTTTATTTAGAAAATAATTTGACCATTGGTGCATTTACACCAGAGCGATTGGAAGTTTTACAACTTTTATCTTCTCAAGCAGCAATATCGATTGAGAATGCGCGTTTGTATAATGATTTAGAGGAGTACAATCAAACGCTCAGTGCGAAAGTGGAAGAGCGAACGTTGGAGTTACAAGAGAAAAATTTACAATTACAACAGGAAATTAAAGAACGGCAGCGAGCAGAAGAAGCAGCAAAACAAGCCAACCGTGCCAAGAGCGAATTCCTGGCTAATATGAGCCATGAATTCCGCACCCCGCTTAATGGTATTTTGGGTTATACGCAAATTTTTCAGAAAGACAAAAATTTAACTTCTCAGCAAAAGAATGGTATTAACATTATCCATCAGTGTGGCGAACATCTACTGACACTGATCAACGATATTTTAGACCTCTCCAAAATCGAAGCTCGGAGAATGGAACTTGAGGCAAAAGAGTTTGTTTTTCCGGAATTTATTGAGAGTATTGCTGATATTTGCCGCATTCGTGCCCAACAAAAGGGAATTTCCTTAATTTACAAAACGTTTTCTCCACTACCAAAAGTCATTCGAGCAGATGAAAAACGGTTGCGTCAAGTCTTGATTAATTTACTTAGCAATGCAGTTAAGTTTACAGAAAAAGGATGTATAACTTTTAAAGTGGGCTATCAAAAGGAGAAACTTCGGTTTCAAGTGGAAGATACGGGTATTGGCATTGCACAAGAGCAATTGAAAGAAATATTTTTGCCATTCCAGCAGGTGGGTGAGCATAGTCGGAAGATTGAAGGAACAGGATTGGGATTGGCAATTAGCCATCAATTAGTTCAGCTCATGGGTGGGGAATTGATGGTGAAGAGTACTTTAGGGAAAGGGAGCGTTTTTTGGCTAGAGTTGGATTTACCTGAGGTTTTGCAAGAGATTAATGTAAACAGCGTCGATCGCCGCCACATCATTGGTTATCTTGGCAGCAAACGCAAAGTTTTGGTGGTAGACGACAAATGGGCAAATCGTTCCGTTTTGCTGAATTTACTAGAGCCTTTAGGGTTTGAAGTCGCAGAAGCGACAGATGGCTTAGACGCTCTTAATAAAGCGCATGAATTTAAGCCCGATGTCATTTTTATGGACTTGGTAATGACCGTGATGGATGGCTTTGAAGCCACCCGTCGCCTCAGAATGTTACCAGACCTGAAGGAAGTGGTGGTAATTGCCGCCTCCGCTAGCGTTTTTGATTTCGATCAAAAGCAAAGTCGAGAAGTTGGTTGCGATGATTTTATCCCCAAACCAATCCGGGAAGGTGAGCTTTTAGAAAAATTAAAAATTCACTTGGGGCTGGAATGGGTTTATGAGGAGCAAAAAAGCAGGGAAGAACTCAGCAGTCCCCTACGCACTCAGGACTCATTTGTGGCTCCACCAGCAGAGGAACTAGCAGTTTTGCTTGATTTGGCGATGAGGGGAGACTTAAGAGGCATTACAAAACGAGCGATAAAATTAGAGGAGTTGGATGAACGATGGATACCGTTTGCCACTCATTTGCGCCAACTTGCTAAAGGTTTTAAAGGGAAACAAATCTTGGAGTTCCTCAAACAATATTAATTAAGAGATTTTTATGAGTGATTTTACTGAAAAAGGTGTCATTTTAATCGTTGATGATACTCCGACAAATTTAGAGATATTGTTCGATTTTTTAGCCGATGCTCGATTTACAGTGTTGGTTGCAGAAGATGGGGAAAGTGCGATCGCCAGAGCGGAATATGCTCCACCCGACTTGATTTTGTTGGACATACTCATGCCGGGAATAGACGGTTTTGAAACGTGCCGCCGTCTGAAAGACAATCAATTAACAAAAGATATTCCCGTCATTTTCATGACCGCACTTTCCGATACAGTGGATAAGGTCAAAGGCTTGAATCTTGGTGCTGTGGATTATATCACAAAACCGCTTCAACATGAAGAGGTTTTAGCCCGTATCGAACTTCATCTCAGGCTGCGGAACCTAACTAAAACACTCCAAGAGCAAAATCTGCAAATCCGCGAACAAGCTGCTTTGCTTGATATCACCACAGATGCAATTTTGGTTAGAGACTTCGACAACCAAATCTGTTTTTGGAACAAAGGAGCTGAACATTTGTATGGATGGAAGGCAATAGAAGCAATTGGCAAGAATGCCAATCAGCTTCTGTATCCGCTGGAAACTCAATCTCAACTCCAAAACCTCCAAGAAAGTTTACCTATTGGTGGCTCTTGGCAGGGTGAGTTGCATCAAGTGACCAAAGAAGGCAAGGAAATAATTGTTGCTAGCCGCTGGACTTTGATGCGCGATCAAAATGACCAACCTAAATCGATTCTTACGGTCAACACCGACATTACAGAGAAAAAACAACTCGAAGCGCAGTTTCTCCGAGCGCAGCGACTGGAGAGCATTGGCACACTTGCTGGTGGCATTGCACATGACCTGAACAATATTCTGACTCCAATTCTGGCGGCAGCGCAACTGTTGCCGCTAAAACTGTCTGATACTGATGAGCAAAGTCAGCAGATGTTTAAGATTATAGAAATTAACGCTAAACGCGGGGCGGCTTTGGTCAAGCAAGTGCTACAGTTTGCACGCGGAGTTGAAGACAAGGGCACGATTGTGGAAGTGAACGATCTGTTCTCAGAAATTAAGCAGATTGTCCAACAGACATTTCCCAAATCGATTGAATTTTCCACAAATATCAAGTCAGACCTTTGGGCTGTGGTTGCCGATGTTACACATTTGCATCAGGTGCTGATGAATTTAGTCGTCAACGCTCGCGATGCCATGCCCGACGGCGGGAATTTGGATATCTCTGCGGAAAATGTGTTCATTGATGAACAGTATGTCCGCATGAATCTTGAGGCAAGTGTTGGTCCTTACATTGCGATCGCTGTTGCAGATACAGGCATCGGTATGTCCCCAGAAATATTGGATAGAATATTCGAGCCGTTTTTCACTACTAAAGAGTTTGGCAAAGGTACAGGTTTGGGTCTTTCAACCGTGAGGGGGATTATAACAAGTCATAATGGTTTTGTCAAGGTATCCAGCAACGTTGGCAGAGGAACTGAATTTAAAGTGTTCTTGCCAGCAGTGCAGGCAACAGCAACACCACTTGCAGAAAATCTCGAACTACCAAAGGGAAACGGAGAATTAATTCTCGTTGTCGATGACGAAGCCCCAATTTTAGAGACGACCAAAATCTCGTTAGAAACGTACAATTATAAAGTGTTGACAGCCAGCGATGGAATTGAGGCGATCGCCCAGTATGCCCAGCACAAAGATAAAATTAGTGTGGTCTTGGTGGATATGATGATGCCGTCGATGGACGGAGCGCTTACCATTCGCGCATTGCAAAAAATGAATTCGCAAGTCTTGATTATTGCTGTCAGCGGTTTGGTAGCCAGTAACAAAGTGATGGGGGTTGCTCAAGTCAAAGCATTTCTTTCTAAACCCTACACTACAAAGGAATTATTGCAAACTTTACAGCGATTAAAGCTGAAGGAACACGAAAATGTGGCTGGTATCCAGGCGACGAAATTAATACCCAACTAAAATTATATGTATTTTGTTTCTAAAGTTTCATTTAATAGCCTCCATTGTTGTGATGTAACAATTTTCTTAACCTACAGATAAATTTTGTGCTTTTTCAATACAGATTCTTAACTGTTCGGCGAGAATTTGAATATGGGGTTTTCTCAGCATGGTGAGGTGATTACCAGGAATAGTATGAATTTCTGTTTTTTCAACAGATAGCTGATTCCAACCCATACTCAAATCTTGCTCGGCAATGCTTGACTGAACGGCTGTTCTTAAAAGAGTAATTCGCTTCGGGTACACCTGGGGAACGTAGTTGAGAACTGCTTGATTATTAGCATAAAATACACGAAGCATGGGACGAATTGTTAACTCGTTTAAAATTCTTAACCTGGACTCATCAGGCATCGAGTTGGCTATAGCAGCTTCTCCCAAGATAAAGTGTGAAAATAGATTTGTCTCCAGCCATTGAATAAATTTAGGAAAATTAGGAAGACGAAAAATTAAACTTTTAATTTTGTTTTTGCTAGGGGCAGTAATTAAACGCAAATAATCAAAGAAAAATGACCATATATATCGCGCTACTATAGTAAAAAGAAACTTGAACCCATTACCAAAGTCAGGTATATTGCTCTTAATTGGTGCTAAAGTATCAAGCACAGCAAGTAAAGCGACTTCATCCCCAGATTTTTGCAGTTGTTGAGCCATCTCAAAAGCAATCCAACCTCCGAAAGACCAACCTCCTAAATAATAAGGTCCTTTTGGCTGTACTTTACGCAATGCTTCAATATAATGGGCAGCCATATCCTCAATGTGAGTTAGTGGCGTTTCTCCGTCAAGTCCAATGGGTTGTAGCCCGTAAAATGGTTGATTCGTCCCTAAATGATGAGCTAATTCGTAATAAGGAAAGACAACACCAAAGATTGGATGAACGCAAAAGAAAGGCGGATTTGAACCAGCAGGCTGAATCGCAACCAAGGGAGACCAAGACAGAGAATTTGTTTCTTTGCAGAGATAATTCGCTAAACTTTCAATTGTTGGATTTAAAAATATGGTAGATAGAGGGAAGTTGCGCTCAAATTGCTTGTGTATTTGCTCTAACAAGCGTACAGTTAACAGCGAATTTCCTCCCAAGTCGAAGAAGTTATCGTAAATACCTACACGCTCAATATTAAGGACTTCACCCCAGATTTTTGCTAATGTTAATTCGGTTGAATTACGAGGAGCAATATAGGTTTTATCTATTGAGCGACTAGTTGCAGTGTCGAGTGCTGTGAGTGCAAGGCGATCTAGTTTACCATTAGGCGTTAGCGGCAGAGAATCCAGCACTACAAACACTGCTGGTATCATGTATTCTGGCAATTTTTCTTTTAAGAATTCACGTAGTTTACTGGTTGTTGAATTTTGTAGAGACGCGACCGGTCGCGTCTCTACATTTCGCGTCTCTACTCTGGGAATAATATAAGCCACCAAGTAGCGATCGCTCTTTACGTTCTCTTTAGCAATTACTACTGCTTTTTTTACGCTTTGATGCATCATCAGCACTGTTTCAATCTCTGATAACTCAATGCGAAAGCCACGAATTTTGACTTGATTATCGATGCGATCCAAAAATTCAATATTACCATCTGGTCGATAACAAGCTAAATCACCGCTTTTGTAAAGTCGCGTTCCTTTTTTCTCGCTAAAAAAATTGGGAATAAACTTTTCAGCAGTTAATTGAGGACGATTGATGTAGCCTTCAGCCACACCATCACCACCGATGTATAATTCACCAGGAATTCCAATTGGTACAGGTTGTAAAGACTTATCTAATATATAAATTTGAGTGTTAGCAATAGGACGACCTATAGAAGGTTTTTCATAAAGAGTATTAATTTCGGCAACCGTTGACCAAACAGTTGCTTCAGTCGGTCCATAAGCATTAAAAAATCGCCGATTAGAACTCCACCAGCGTTTTATAATATCCTGGGAACAGAATTCACCTGCACAAATTATACTTTGCAATGCTGGGAGCGATTCTGGAGGTAAAACTGCCAACACCGCAGGTGGAAGGGTAACATGAGTAATAGCTTTTTCGCGCAATATTTGCAGCAAAGCTTTTCCGGGTAGAAGCGATTCTTTCTTTGCTAAATAAAGAGTTGCTTTTGCTCGCAGTGCCATAACAATCTCAAAAATTGAAGCATCAAAACTCAATGATGCAAATTGCAAAATGCGGTTACTCGGTTGCAAGTTGAAAACTTCAATTTGAGCTGATGCCAAGTTGGAAAGTCCTCGGTGCTTGATTAAAACACCTTTAGGTTGTCCTGTTGAGCCAGAGGTGTAAATAACATAAGCTAGGTTATCAGATGTTACGCCGCTATTTGGGTTTTCCTGGCTATGTTGTGTAATATTTGCCCAATCTTCATCTATGCAAATAATTGGATTCGAGAAGTCCTGAAAATGCTTGAGCAACTTTTCTTGTGTTAGCAATACTGAAACTTTCGCATCCTCTAGCATGAAATTTAGACGCGATTGAGGTAGGCTTGGATCTAAAGGTAAGTATGCTCCACCTGCCTTAAGAATGCCCAACAACCCGATTATCATTTCTAATGAACGCTCTAGGCAAATGCCAACTAAAACATCAGGAACTACCCCTAATTGTTGTAGGTGATGTGCAAGTTGGTTAGCTTGGTTGTTCAGTTCGCGGTAGGTTAATTGCTGGTGTTCAAAAACTAGTGCGATCGCATTGGGAGTTTCCGCCACAATTGCTTCAAAAATGTAATTAAAACACTGCCCAATTTTATATTTTTGATTTGGAATTTGGGATTGATTTCGATTAAATATTAATAATTGATGTCGTTCTGCTTTTGTTAAAATTGACAAGTGGCAAAGACGCTGTTTTGGATTAGCAACAATGCTTTCTAGCAGCGTTTGGAAATGTCCCAGCATTCGGGTAATAGTGCTGTTATCAAATAAATCGGTGCTATACACCACTTGTCCTTTAAGGCTTTCCAAATCTTGCCACAGGTGAAACTCCAAATCTAGCTTTGCGGTTTTGCTGTCAAACTCGAATTGGGAAAGCGTTAACCCAGGTAACTCTAGCGCTTCAATGGGAGTATTTTGCAGGCTAAATACGACCTGAAACAACGGATGACAACTTAAATCTCGTTCTTGATGTAGTTCTTCCACCAGCTTTTCAAAGGGCAAATCCTGATAAGCATAAGCACCCAAAGTTACTTGTCGCACTCGATTCAACAGTTCTTGAAACGTTGGATTTCCTGAAAAATCGGTACGCAGTACCAAAGTATTGACAAAAAAGCCAATTAACCCTTCTAGCTCGCTGCGGCTGCGATTGGCAATGGGCGATCCGATCGCAATGTCCTTCTGTTGCGTATAGCGATAAAGCAACGTTTGAAACGCTGCCAGCAAAGTCATGAACAAGGTAACGCCTTCTTGGTGGCTAAGTGTCTCTAGCGCCTGAGTTAAATAGTACGGTAGTTGTATAAATTGTTTCGCACCTTTGTAAGTTGGAACTGCTGGTCTTAATCGGTCAGTAGGGAGATTTAGTACTGAGATTTTATCTAACTGATGACGCCAGTAAGCTAACTGGGTTTCCAGCACATCTCCTTGCAGCCATTCGCGCTGCCATTCGGCGAAATCTGCATACTGAATGGGTAGTTCCGGGAGGGGCGTAGACACGGAGTGGCTTGTCGTCAGACATCGCCTATCCTCTAAAAAGGCTTTATATAGTGTCCCCAGTTCTTTAATCAGCACTCCAATAGACCAGCCATCGGCAACAATGTGATGCAAGTTCAGTAGTAGCACGTATTCAGCTTCATCAATTTGTAGCAGCGTTAATCGCAGCAACGGTCCGGTGGTGAGATTGAAAGAACGTTCAGCCTCTTCGCTTAAAAGTCGCCGCGCTTGTGTTTCGCGTTCTTGGCTTTCAAATTGATTGCGTAGGTCTATTACTTTAAGAGGTATAATTAAGCTAGGTGCTATTATTTGTACTGGTTGCCCCTCTACCATGACAAACGTGGTGCGTAAAATTTCGTGACGGCGTACTACCTCGTTAAATGTCTGCGTTAAAGCGGTGAAGTTGAGCCTCCCTGTCAGGCGAAGTGCTGTTAACACATTGTAAAATGGATTGCCTGGTGCTAGAGAGTCGAGAAACCACAGCCGTTGTTGAGCGAAAGAAGTGGCAAAAACAAAAACCTCTGTTTCTTCAATAGCAGTGAGATTCATAAGTGAAGGGCACAGTTGTGCTGCAAAAATTTGTGGTAGAGAGAACAACCGGATAGAATCAAATTACCAAATATTAGTTAGGGGATCTACGCTCACAAGGCGCATTCCTTTTTGTCCAGTTTTAGCGTAGGGGCTTGGTCAATAAAACTTGTGTACTTTAACTTAGGTCTGGTATGATTTTCTGACAATTTGAAAATTATTATCAACCATTTTAGGCGATCGCTATATTACTCACGCTTGATAAGCTATTCTTGAAGCGCTTGCCCAAAAGTCTTGATGGCATCAACATGATTCACCATATTAATGCAGCGTAACAACAAATCCAGATCGATCCCTTTGACCTCCTCACTACTGGAAACCTTTTCATAGTGGAGTGTGTTGCCCTCTTTCCGCAGGTGATACACTTCTAGCACACCATCTTCCCAGAACCACACTTCCGGAATCAAGAGCCGCTTGTATGCCTCTAGTTTGTTAATTCCGCCACTGGTAAACACCACCTCGATCGCCAAATCGGGACGCACTCGACCTGGAGCGAGTTTATATGATTTATCTGCTTCTCGCTTGACAGCACCCGATTCACTTTCCAAGGTCATTGACCCTGTTGGCGTAAAGTCAAATCCTGCCATCAGCAGGTAAAGTTCCAATAACGCGCCGAGTCTTTCTTTAACGGTTTCGTGGGGTTCTCCAGGCATTTTTCGGATCTCCAAAACACCATCTAGGAAAGACAGCCGATATCCTGGACGGTCTAATAACTGCTCAATGGCTTTGAATTCTCTCCAGGTCATTCCCTCAAACAAAAGGGGTGATTCCTTTGTGGGTATAGCGATCGCTGCTGAGGTCATAAAAGTATCCAGTCACATGCCAGATGATAAATAGTCAGCTTTGTCGGGCAATTCGCTTATTCTAACTTTTTTTGGGAGTAAGCCCTCCGTTTGACAGTGAAAGCTTCGGTGCGATCGCACTACTTTGTTTGTGGTCAGCAAAAAGCGATCGCACATCTTTTTAAAATAGAGATTGATGAAAGTTCCGCGATCGCCATAGTTTGGTCGGCTTCGGCGATAATGCGATCGCCTGTTGGAGATAAACTCAAACGATGAAGGCGATCGCTTGTTCACCCAGGAAAAACGTTAGAATTAGCACAAAATCTTGTTGCTATCTCCCTTGCGCTAAGTCTAATTCATGACCAAGCACGCTAATAAACCTGTGCGTGGTAGTGTCGTTAAGGCGTTGGAAAGATTGGGTAAACCGTCTGAGGACATTTAGTGATTAAATTAACCACATATTTGGCAGAGTAGATTTACCTGTGTCGCATTTGTTTACAATTTTTACCTAATTTTTCTGCTCCAAAACTAACGTAGAATCAGCCGATCGCCCAAATTCTTCTGGTGCGTATTGCAAGTGTACTTTCGCACCAGGATAAAGAAATGTGCCGGGTGTAACTCCACGCACTAAGTAATGCAGGCTATAAACGCCTGGATCTAAATGGTCGGCGTAGGCGATAATGCGATCGCTATAAATTGTCTTAAATCCAAGTTGCCAACTATCGGCTTTTGCTTTTAACGCAGATGTGGCAGTTTGAAAGCTTTCATCGACAGCTTCAAATCCCGCAGGTAGCGGATCGTTAATCACCACACGATCCACAGGATGATCGGCAATCACCTCTAAACCGATATCAAACACCTGTCCTGTTTCTATTGTCAACGGCTTATCCTTAGCATAAAGTCCGATTTTTTGCAACATTCCATCACCGACGCGGCTAATTTCTCGCGATATTCGTAAACCGTTAAATCTTCCAGGTTGATTTCCTTGCAAGCGATAGCGATAAGCTAGTAGATAGTGTAATCTGCCTGAAGCTGATTTTTGCAGAGTTAGATCGTGACGTCCGCGAGGTAAGTTAG
The window above is part of the Tolypothrix sp. NIES-4075 genome. Proteins encoded here:
- a CDS encoding non-ribosomal peptide synthetase; translated protein: MNLTAIEETEVFVFATSFAQQRLWFLDSLAPGNPFYNVLTALRLTGRLNFTALTQTFNEVVRRHEILRTTFVMVEGQPVQIIAPSLIIPLKVIDLRNQFESQERETQARRLLSEEAERSFNLTTGPLLRLTLLQIDEAEYVLLLNLHHIVADGWSIGVLIKELGTLYKAFLEDRRCLTTSHSVSTPLPELPIQYADFAEWQREWLQGDVLETQLAYWRHQLDKISVLNLPTDRLRPAVPTYKGAKQFIQLPYYLTQALETLSHQEGVTLFMTLLAAFQTLLYRYTQQKDIAIGSPIANRSRSELEGLIGFFVNTLVLRTDFSGNPTFQELLNRVRQVTLGAYAYQDLPFEKLVEELHQERDLSCHPLFQVVFSLQNTPIEALELPGLTLSQFEFDSKTAKLDLEFHLWQDLESLKGQVVYSTDLFDNSTITRMLGHFQTLLESIVANPKQRLCHLSILTKAERHQLLIFNRNQSQIPNQKYKIGQCFNYIFEAIVAETPNAIALVFEHQQLTYRELNNQANQLAHHLQQLGVVPDVLVGICLERSLEMIIGLLGILKAGGAYLPLDPSLPQSRLNFMLEDAKVSVLLTQEKLLKHFQDFSNPIICIDEDWANITQHSQENPNSGVTSDNLAYVIYTSGSTGQPKGVLIKHRGLSNLASAQIEVFNLQPSNRILQFASLSFDASIFEIVMALRAKATLYLAKKESLLPGKALLQILREKAITHVTLPPAVLAVLPPESLPALQSIICAGEFCSQDIIKRWWSSNRRFFNAYGPTEATVWSTVAEINTLYEKPSIGRPIANTQIYILDKSLQPVPIGIPGELYIGGDGVAEGYINRPQLTAEKFIPNFFSEKKGTRLYKSGDLACYRPDGNIEFLDRIDNQVKIRGFRIELSEIETVLMMHQSVKKAVVIAKENVKSDRYLVAYIIPRVETRNVETRPVASLQNSTTSKLREFLKEKLPEYMIPAVFVVLDSLPLTPNGKLDRLALTALDTATSRSIDKTYIAPRNSTELTLAKIWGEVLNIERVGIYDNFFDLGGNSLLTVRLLEQIHKQFERNFPLSTIFLNPTIESLANYLCKETNSLSWSPLVAIQPAGSNPPFFCVHPIFGVVFPYYELAHHLGTNQPFYGLQPIGLDGETPLTHIEDMAAHYIEALRKVQPKGPYYLGGWSFGGWIAFEMAQQLQKSGDEVALLAVLDTLAPIKSNIPDFGNGFKFLFTIVARYIWSFFFDYLRLITAPSKNKIKSLIFRLPNFPKFIQWLETNLFSHFILGEAAIANSMPDESRLRILNELTIRPMLRVFYANNQAVLNYVPQVYPKRITLLRTAVQSSIAEQDLSMGWNQLSVEKTEIHTIPGNHLTMLRKPHIQILAEQLRICIEKAQNLSVG
- a CDS encoding Uma2 family endonuclease, producing the protein MTSAAIAIPTKESPLLFEGMTWREFKAIEQLLDRPGYRLSFLDGVLEIRKMPGEPHETVKERLGALLELYLLMAGFDFTPTGSMTLESESGAVKREADKSYKLAPGRVRPDLAIEVVFTSGGINKLEAYKRLLIPEVWFWEDGVLEVYHLRKEGNTLHYEKVSSSEEVKGIDLDLLLRCINMVNHVDAIKTFGQALQE